The DNA window CCAACTTCCTGCAGAAACTGGCCGCACAGAATGGCGGCACATACCGCTATCGAGATACCAACGAGTTCGGCCGCTGATGAGAGTGACTCTGTTTGTCATCGCCAGTCTGCTGGTCGACCAGCTTTCCAAAATCTGGGCACAGAAAACCCTGATCGGCCGTCCTGCGGAATCATTCTTTGCAGATACATTTCGTCTTGTCTACGCCGAGAACATGGGCACATTTCTCGGGCTCGGGGCAAATGCTCCGCTCATGGTCCGATTTACGCTGACCGTAATCGTCAACGCCATATTGCTGGGCGGGATTGTGACTGTCCTGTTACGGAAGAAGAACCTCAAAACCGGCGAACGCTGGGGGCTGGCCATCGTACTCGCCGGAGGGCTGGGGAATATGATCGACCGATTGTTTCGTCAGGGGATTGTGATCGACTTTATGAACCTCGGGGTCGGTCCGGTTCGCACAGGGATCTTCAACATTGCCGATGTGTTGATTACCTGGGGCGTTGTGCAGCTCGCGATCTGCTGGTGGTCCGGCACGGCTCGAGAGACTCCCGCTTCCGAGCAACACACGGACAATAAGAAGAACGTGATTCCGGTGAAGCTTTCCGCTCTGCTGCTCGTCCTGTCGATTGGGGGTGGCGCACATGCCCAGGCTGACACCGTCGTCTATCGGTCGGGCTCGCTGGGAGGACGGATCGCCCTGAATGGGCAGATTCTCGACTTCAACCAGCGACAAATGTCCTTCCGTGTGAAGTCGCCCGACACGATCAAGGAAATTCCCACCGAGGATGTCGTCGCTTATCTCGCCGATCGGAAAGAGCCCCATCAGAAAGCCCTGGAAGCTCTCCGAGACGGAAGCTTTGCCGAGGCCGATCGTCTGCTGGGCGATGCGCTGGCTGCGGAGCCGCGAATGTGGATGCAGCGGGAAATCCTGGCCAGTCAGATTGAAGTCGCCGTGAATCGAGGCGAATGGCTTCAGGCCCGTTTGAGATACGACAATTTGCTGAAACGCGATACGGAATCCCGAAGTCTCGATCTGATTCCCCTGCACTGGCACGATGAGCAGCTCACAGCCTCGGAGCGATCCTGGGCTCTGGAAACCCTGGCGGCCGAGGAATCGATTGATCGACTGACCACGTCGCTCTGGCTGCGGAATTCGTATGATCGCCTGATCGCCTGCAGCTGGCTGCTCGTGTCGCCAGATCAGGGATCGAAGGCTGAAAAGATGATCCGGGAGCTGCTATACAGTCCAGTCCCTGAGATTCGCAGTCTGGCCCGTTGTCAGCTCTGGCGGCGGGAGCTTCTGGAACGGGATCTGGTCGATGGCGATCTGGAACGCTGGGAGCGGCAACTTATCGATCTGTCGGAGTCGTACCGCAGCGGTCCGATGTTCGTGCTCGGCCGAGGCTATGAGCGAATTGTGCAGAAGGAACTGGCGTCTGCCCGATATCTGTGGTTGACGATGATTGATGCGCGAAACGTCCCACTAACCCGGACGGCCACACTCCGCACCGCTGATCTGTTGGAATCGCTGGGGCAACTGGAACGAGCCGAGCAGTTGCGGCAGGAAGCCGCTTCCCGATTCCCGGTCGTTGTCGAGTAAATCTGGTCTGGATGCGACCATCGGCTGTGGACTAATATCTGTCACACCACAACTTCTTGATGAAAACCACTGAATATGGCGGTCTTACGAGATCGCTCACCGGCAAATGGATGTGCCATGACGAACGTTTTTCGCCACCAGCTGATTCTGCTGCTGACGTGCGGCTGCGTGTTCTTCTTCAATCTGGGCGGAGCCCGACTCTTCGATGAAGACGAACCGAAGAACGCGGAATGCGGTCGCGAAATGCATGAACGGGGCGACTGGATCGTTCCGACTTACAATTACGAGCTGCGGACGGACAAGCCGATCATGCTCTACTGGCTGATGTTGACCTCATTTGAGGTGTTTGACGTCAGCGAATTCTCGGCTCGTTTGCCGTCGGCAATCATGGCGACCGGCACCGTGCTGCTGGTGTATCACATCGGTCGGATGATGTTTGGTCATGCCGTGGGACTCTGGGGCGGACTGATCCTGGCGTCCGGATTGATGTTTGTGACGAGCAGCCGGATTTCGACGCCCGATGCCACGCTCATCTCGTTCATCACGCTGTCGATCTTCCTGTTTGTCCGCTCGCAGGTTCGGACAGAAAAGGGTTGGGCGACTCCCGATGAAACGCAGGGGCCTCGTGCGTTCATGCCACAGCGGTATTGGGGCTTTCTGGCCCTTTATGCGGTGATGGGGCTGGCGGTTCTCACCAAAGGACCTGTCGGATTTTTGCTCCCCTGCGCCGTAATTGGTCTGTATCTAATGTGTCGCGCAGGTGCCCCCTATCTGCCGGTGGGGCTGGACTGGCGGAAGCCGTTCGATTTGGCTGATGAACTCCTGCATTATCTGGTTTCATTCTTCGCTCCATCGCGATTCTTCCCGGCTCTGTGGGCGATGCGGCCCTTAACGCTGGTCGCCGTTCTCGCGCTGGTCGCTCTGCCATGGTACATCACTGTCGGCATCGTGACCGACGGGGCCTGGCTGGAGGGCTTTCTGGGAGGCCACAACGTTGGTCGCTTTTCTTCAGCGATGGAGGGACACAGCGGACCGATCTTCTACTATGTCGTCGCAATCATGGCTGGGTTTTTTCCCTGGTCGGTCTTTTTGCCGATCACGCTGTATCTGGCCGTTATGAAACGCTGGAAGTGGCCGCAGGATCATCAGGGGCTGCTGTTTCTGCTCTGCTGGGCCGGCGTTTATGTCGTGTTCTTCTCAATCGCTCAGACCAAACTGCCAAACTACGTTCTCCCCGCTTATCCGCCACTGGCTCTGCTGACTGCCTGGATGTTGGTTCGCTGGCAGGAAGGGGAGATCGAATTGCCGGAGTGGGCTTACGTATGGGGTGCACGTTCGCTGATGATCGCCGGAGCCGTGCTGATTGTCGCGTTCCCGATTGTGGCCTGGCTGCTGTTGCCGGGATACTGGGCCGTGGGACTTGTCGGCGTGCTGCCAATTCTGGCTGGCCTCTGGATGATTCGTCACGACCCGAGTGATGACCGCACACCCGTGCTCAACGGACTTGGCATCTGTGCGGTGGGACTCGTACTCGCAGCCTTTTCAGGCGCAGCCCCATGGATCAGTCAGGCACAGGACAGCAGTTTGCTGGGACTGGCCGTAAACGAAAAGACAGACCGAGCCGTGCCAATGGCGACGTACCGATATTTTGCACCCAATCTTCCCTTCTATGCTCAGCGACCTGTGCTTCGGTATCATTCCGTCGAGGAGATCCAGTCGTTCTGGGAGACGAATCCCGAGGGCGTTCTCTGCATTCAGAAAGCGGATCTGGCCGAACTGCACGACGTTCTGCCCAAGTCGACGGTTGTGCTCGATGAAGCGGATCGTTTTCTGCGGCCAGGTTCGGTGCTGCTTCTGGCTAAGAACGGGGATCGATTCCGCACGGCCGCTGCGCCGGTTCGCTCGCTTGAGTCCGTGATTCGCTAACGCCAATTCTGCGGGAAAGTCGGCGACTCTCCAGTCGGTTTGCCACCTGTTCAGTGTGCCAAAGCGTCGCGGTTGCGGACTGTCTGCCGACCGGCGGAGCCATTCTGCCGATGTCCTTGTGGTTCGCTCCATCCCATGTATCATGGCCGCCAGACGTCCTGTGGGGACGAAGTTACTTCTTTGAGTTGATAGGAATCAGGCGTGATGTCATATCACGAGTTCACCGGGCCCCGGGCCATGCCATTTCAGGCGCCTCAGGGGGATCTGGCCGTACTCGCCGGTTCAGCGAATCAGCAGCTGGCACGATCCATTGCTTCCCGGCTGGGGATCTCACTCACACCGGCTGAAACCCACATGTTCAGCGATGGGAATGTTTTCGTCCGTGCGCTGGAGAACGTTCGGGGGCGTGACTGCTACATCATTCAGGGGGTGCATCATCCGGTGAACGACAACTTCATGGAGTTGTTGTTCTGGATCGATGCTCTGAAACGCGCCAGTGCGCAGAATGTGACGGCTGTCGTTCCGTACTTCAGTTATGCCAAGGGAGATAAGAAGGACGAGCCACGGGTTTCGATTCGAGCCCGCGTCTGTGCCGATGCGATCGAACAGGCCGGAGCCGATCGTTGTCTCATGATGGATCTGCACAGTCCACAGATTCAGGGATTCTTCCACATCCCGGTCGACCATCTTTACGGTCGATACGTGCTGGCCAATCACATTGGCTCGCTGGGAATTCCCAATCTCGTGATCTGCAGTCCCGACGTCGGCTTCGCGAAAGGAGCTTCGGCGTTCGCCCGGTTGCTTGGTGTGCCGGTCGTCATCGGCAACAAGGAACGCGCGGACCATACGGAGAACGCGGAAGTCCTGGAAATTATCGGAGACGTCAAAGACAAAAACGTCGTCATCGTCGATGACTTCACAATCTCCGGCGGCACACTGATTTCGATGGCCGAACTGCTGAAAGATCGGGGCGCTAACGAGATCTACGCGGCTGTCTCTCACGCTGCCCTGACCCTGGCAGCCGTGCCGAAGATTATGGCCAGCCCGATCACGAAGCTGTTCTCGACCGACACGATTGAACCGCTGCCGGTTGATGCCTGCCCGAAGCTGCACGTGGTGACCGTCGCTGACGTCTTTGCCGCGGCGATCCGGTCGGTACACGATCGGACCAGTGTGAGCATGCTGTTCCCGGAAGGTCCGAAGACCTAGAGCAGTTTACTTTTTGGTGTGACCGTTCGGTCCGCGAAAGATGCAGCGTTTCAGGCGATTCAACGCTCATTCGCGGACATACGGTAGAGCGATCCGCTCTAGGCGACGGAATCAACTCTGAGACGCCTCTGGATACGAGCGTGGGCGGACCGTCCGTTAGGGACGGCCTTCATAATTATGTCTGAAGCAGCAAAAAAGGCTGACACAGCATTTCGCCGTCCCAGCCTTTTCCGATTTCTCATTCCACTTGCGTGGAGTGATGACTACTTCGCAGCTTCGAAGCGCTTGGCGACGGCATCCCAGTCGACAACGTTCCAGAATGCAGAGATGTAGTCCGGGCGCTTGTTCTGGTAGTTCAGATAGTAGGCATGTTCCCAGACGTCGAGACCGAGGACCGGCGTATGTCCTTCGGACAGCGGCGTGTCCTGATTCGGCGTGCTTTCGATGTGAATATCGCTGCCTTTGACACAGAGCCAGGCCCAGCCACTTCCGAAGCGGGTCGCGGCTGCGTTGGCGAATTCAGTCTTGAAGTTATCGAACGAGCCGAACTTGCTGTCGATGGCCGATGCCAGTTCGCCAGAAGGCGAGCCGCCGCCGTTCGGACTCATGATGGTCCAGAACAGCGAGTGGTTGGCGTGCCCGCCACCGTTGTTACGGACCACGGTGCGAATGTTCTCCGGAACCGAATTCAGGTCCCGCATCAGTTCTTCGATCGACTTCGATGCCAGCTCGGGATGTCCTTCGAGGGCGTCGTTGACTTTGTTGATATAGGCCTGGTGGTGTTTGGTGTGATGGATCTCCATCGTGCGGGCATCGATATGCGGTTCGAGGGCATCGTATGCGTACGGGAGATCCGGGAGGGAGTAAGCCATGTGTTGTCCTTTCTCGACAGGTTCCTGGTGGCAATATAGAATGACTTGCTCAGCGGCAGACCATCTTTGTTGCGATCGTTCTTCTCTTCCGGCCGACAATTCCGTCGACCTCTCTTCGATTGTAGGTTTCTGGTTTAACCGCACAAGGGCGATGAGCCTGTTCCCTGTCACAAAGTCCATTACCGGAACGTGAGCACATGAAGGGCGGCTTTCTGAGTGGTACAACTTCCGCGAAGCGACGCTCTTCGCAGGAAGCAGACCTCGACATCACTCCCATGATCGACGTCACCTTTCTTCTGTTGATTTTCTTCATGGTCACCTCCACGATGCAGTCGACGCCGGCGATCGATTTGCCGGTTGCGCATCACGGAGTTGGCGTCAGTCGTTCCGAAAACGTGATTGTTTCCGTTATTGATCAGGACGGTATTCCTCTCCTGATGGCTGGGGAGCCCCCTGCGCCCGAGATGACCCTGGATGAGATCACTCAGCACGTGCGGCAACAGGTCGACCTGGGTAAGTCAGGTATTATCGTGAAGGCGTCGGGAACGATTCCGTCAGGATATATCAAACAACTTACGCAACGGCTGCAGGCGCTTGGCGAAGTGCGTTTTCACTATGCCGTCAGTGAACAGAATCCTTCGTCGCCATCTCCCTGAGAATTGACCCCTGTCGCATCCACCTCGTTTGACGCCGGTTTATTTATGCCGATTCGTTTCCGCTGCGAACATTGTCAGCAGTTGATGAGCATCACCCGGAAAAAAGCCGGGCAGCTCACACAATGCCCGAAATGCGGCGAGGAAACCCACGTTCCGGAATTGCAGAGTGCGAAGCGCAAGGATCCGCCCGCGGTATTCGTCGATGAAGAACCGTCCGGGATTGGACTCGAACCCGCGCCGGAACCGACTCAGAAAAGGACATCGTCTCCTGAAGCACAAGCCGAGCGCCGGGTCGTTGAAGCGGATGACAATGAAGATGACGAACCTGGTTTCGTGCTTCGCAGAATTCAGAGCGATCTGGATGAGATGGACCTCACGCCGATGGTCGATGTGACGTTCCTGCTGCTCATTTTCTTCATGGTGACGGCTTCATTCTCGATCGAGAAATCGATCGAAGTGCCCGTTCCCGATCCCGATCAACAAGGAGCCTCGCAGACGGTCATGCCGCTCGAAGAGCTCGAGGATCAGTCGATCCTTGTCGAAATCGACGCCGCAAACCGTTACTTTATCGAGTCAGAAGTTGTTGAGGATCCCCGAGATTTGCCGCAGCTTCTGGCCGAAGTGAGAACACGGGATTCCAAGAGCGAAGTCATTATCAAAGTCGACGAGCGATCGCATCATGAAGCGATCGTTGCGGCAATCGACGCCGCTCAGGAAGTCGGAATGCAGCGAATCCGCTGGGGAGTCATGCCGGAACAATGACCCTGGCCTGGACGACTGCAGGAACGGGACGAACGACGCCAGATGAGTGGAACCAACCGGAGTAGATGCGGACGCGATGGCTTATCTGGAAATTCATCTCGATGACACGACCCGTCAACAGAAGCTGGCCCGCAAAGAGCCGGTGACGATCGGGCGACATACTTCCAACACAGTCGTGGTGGACGACGAAAGCGTGCCGCTCTTGCTGGCTCGCGTGTTGTGGAACAAGAAAGCTCGACGCTTTGAAGTCTCCGCTGCGTCGGAAGAGGATCTTCTGATCGGCGGCAAGGCTATCCGATCCAAGATTCTCAAGGACAAAGACGAAATCACGTACGGTCGTTTCAAAGCCGTCTACTTTGATGTTGATGAGAGTGTCGACATCGTTCCGATGGACGAGGCTGAGGATGATCTCGATGAGATCGATAAGACTTCTGCGGTTGTGCAGGAGGAGACTGTCGGACCGGAGGGGACTCCGTCTGCTTCAGAAGGCGAGGAAACGCAGCCCTCCGATGCTCCGGGCATGGAACCGGAAGCGGCTGAAGGAACTCCGGATGTCAAACCAGAGAAGGTCGCCAGAAAAACCTCGGCAAAGTCGCTCGCAGCCGTAAAGCTCGCCCGTCCTGATCGGCAGATGGAAGACGAGTCGGTGAAAGCCTGGCTGACCCGCTCGCGGCGGCCTGGCGAACGGGACGCTGTACGCTCTCCGCTCACCACGACACTGACGATCGTCGGCTTCATTCTGGTGATCGCAGCCGGAGGTTTCTATCTGCTCATCGGACGGCAGACGGCTCAACTGGCGTATCAGGACGCGAAAGATGATCGCGAGCAACGGAAGTACGCCCAGGCGATTGCCAAGTACGAACAGTTTCTCTCGGACTACCCGTCTCACAAGTTGGCGAAAGAGGCCCGGGTTGAACTTGCGTTTTCTCGAATCGACCGGCAGCTTTCCGGAGCGGGAGCAAGTCTCGAAGGGGCGATTGCCGCCACGAATAGTTTCATCGATCAATTTCGCAATAACGAAAACTTCCGCGACTGGTATCCCCTGTTGTCGACGTATGCGATGCGGATTGCCCAGGATGGATATCGTCAGGCGAGCCGTACGCATGATCCTCAGTTTCTGGAACTGGGGGATCAGGGCAGACAGCTGTTCGTGCGGTTCAAAGCGACCGATGGCTCCAATGACAATAATGAAGCCGAGATTGAGACCGCTCGTCGCACCGCTCTGGCCGATTTACTGGAGTACGACGTGCTTCAGGAGAGTCTCGCCAGACTCGATTCCGCACTAAAGAAGAAGGATGCTCCCGCGACATTCCAGGTCTTCCGGGAAGCGGTGGCCCGTTATCCTTCGTTCGCCGAACGCAACGAGTTGGTGACGCGGGTCCGTTCGGCACTCGGCATCGAGCAGACGAATGTGAAAACGGTCGAGGCGCCCTCGGAGCCTGCCGTCGTCGACGATCAGTCGTCGACACCCGGTCAGCAGGTGTTTCTGATCGACCTCCAGCGAAACAGACCGGATGTCACTTCCGACGAGACTCCGGTCTGGTATCTGGCGGACGGCGGCTGCACCGCAGTGGACCGGATGACGGGACAACCGAGATGGCGGATTGAGACGGGTGAACCGTTGGCTTTTGAACCAATCGGAGTCGAGACTCGCTTCGCCTGTTGGCTTCTTCCGGTTGATGACGGATTTGGTGTGGCTCTGGTGCGTCGAGCCGACGGAGAAGTGCAATGGCGGCGGCGATTCCCCGCCGGGGTTCTGACCGAGCCGACGGTCACCGAGAATACGGTCTTCGTGACGACCGATGACCGGCGGATGACCGCGATCCAGCTGGAGACGGGAGAAACCGTCAGGTCGCTGGAATTTCCGCAGCAGATTTCGGCTCCAGTGACCGTTCTCGACAGCCGGTCTCTTTGTTGCGTGGGGACTCAGGATGTTCTGTATTTCATCGACCGACAGACGTGGGAGTGCTCCGAAGTTCGGTATCTCGGTCATGCTCCGGGCACGGTGACGCTTCGGCCGCTCACCGTCGCCGATGTGC is part of the Rubinisphaera margarita genome and encodes:
- the lspA gene encoding signal peptidase II; translated protein: MRVTLFVIASLLVDQLSKIWAQKTLIGRPAESFFADTFRLVYAENMGTFLGLGANAPLMVRFTLTVIVNAILLGGIVTVLLRKKNLKTGERWGLAIVLAGGLGNMIDRLFRQGIVIDFMNLGVGPVRTGIFNIADVLITWGVVQLAICWWSGTARETPASEQHTDNKKNVIPVKLSALLLVLSIGGGAHAQADTVVYRSGSLGGRIALNGQILDFNQRQMSFRVKSPDTIKEIPTEDVVAYLADRKEPHQKALEALRDGSFAEADRLLGDALAAEPRMWMQREILASQIEVAVNRGEWLQARLRYDNLLKRDTESRSLDLIPLHWHDEQLTASERSWALETLAAEESIDRLTTSLWLRNSYDRLIACSWLLVSPDQGSKAEKMIRELLYSPVPEIRSLARCQLWRRELLERDLVDGDLERWERQLIDLSESYRSGPMFVLGRGYERIVQKELASARYLWLTMIDARNVPLTRTATLRTADLLESLGQLERAEQLRQEAASRFPVVVE
- a CDS encoding ArnT family glycosyltransferase, which gives rise to MTNVFRHQLILLLTCGCVFFFNLGGARLFDEDEPKNAECGREMHERGDWIVPTYNYELRTDKPIMLYWLMLTSFEVFDVSEFSARLPSAIMATGTVLLVYHIGRMMFGHAVGLWGGLILASGLMFVTSSRISTPDATLISFITLSIFLFVRSQVRTEKGWATPDETQGPRAFMPQRYWGFLALYAVMGLAVLTKGPVGFLLPCAVIGLYLMCRAGAPYLPVGLDWRKPFDLADELLHYLVSFFAPSRFFPALWAMRPLTLVAVLALVALPWYITVGIVTDGAWLEGFLGGHNVGRFSSAMEGHSGPIFYYVVAIMAGFFPWSVFLPITLYLAVMKRWKWPQDHQGLLFLLCWAGVYVVFFSIAQTKLPNYVLPAYPPLALLTAWMLVRWQEGEIELPEWAYVWGARSLMIAGAVLIVAFPIVAWLLLPGYWAVGLVGVLPILAGLWMIRHDPSDDRTPVLNGLGICAVGLVLAAFSGAAPWISQAQDSSLLGLAVNEKTDRAVPMATYRYFAPNLPFYAQRPVLRYHSVEEIQSFWETNPEGVLCIQKADLAELHDVLPKSTVVLDEADRFLRPGSVLLLAKNGDRFRTAAAPVRSLESVIR
- a CDS encoding ribose-phosphate diphosphokinase; its protein translation is MSYHEFTGPRAMPFQAPQGDLAVLAGSANQQLARSIASRLGISLTPAETHMFSDGNVFVRALENVRGRDCYIIQGVHHPVNDNFMELLFWIDALKRASAQNVTAVVPYFSYAKGDKKDEPRVSIRARVCADAIEQAGADRCLMMDLHSPQIQGFFHIPVDHLYGRYVLANHIGSLGIPNLVICSPDVGFAKGASAFARLLGVPVVIGNKERADHTENAEVLEIIGDVKDKNVVIVDDFTISGGTLISMAELLKDRGANEIYAAVSHAALTLAAVPKIMASPITKLFSTDTIEPLPVDACPKLHVVTVADVFAAAIRSVHDRTSVSMLFPEGPKT
- a CDS encoding superoxide dismutase, which encodes MAYSLPDLPYAYDALEPHIDARTMEIHHTKHHQAYINKVNDALEGHPELASKSIEELMRDLNSVPENIRTVVRNNGGGHANHSLFWTIMSPNGGGSPSGELASAIDSKFGSFDNFKTEFANAAATRFGSGWAWLCVKGSDIHIESTPNQDTPLSEGHTPVLGLDVWEHAYYLNYQNKRPDYISAFWNVVDWDAVAKRFEAAK
- a CDS encoding ExbD/TolR family protein, which gives rise to MKGGFLSGTTSAKRRSSQEADLDITPMIDVTFLLLIFFMVTSTMQSTPAIDLPVAHHGVGVSRSENVIVSVIDQDGIPLLMAGEPPAPEMTLDEITQHVRQQVDLGKSGIIVKASGTIPSGYIKQLTQRLQALGEVRFHYAVSEQNPSSPSP
- a CDS encoding biopolymer transporter ExbD translates to MPIRFRCEHCQQLMSITRKKAGQLTQCPKCGEETHVPELQSAKRKDPPAVFVDEEPSGIGLEPAPEPTQKRTSSPEAQAERRVVEADDNEDDEPGFVLRRIQSDLDEMDLTPMVDVTFLLLIFFMVTASFSIEKSIEVPVPDPDQQGASQTVMPLEELEDQSILVEIDAANRYFIESEVVEDPRDLPQLLAEVRTRDSKSEVIIKVDERSHHEAIVAAIDAAQEVGMQRIRWGVMPEQ
- a CDS encoding outer membrane protein assembly factor BamB family protein, with protein sequence MAYLEIHLDDTTRQQKLARKEPVTIGRHTSNTVVVDDESVPLLLARVLWNKKARRFEVSAASEEDLLIGGKAIRSKILKDKDEITYGRFKAVYFDVDESVDIVPMDEAEDDLDEIDKTSAVVQEETVGPEGTPSASEGEETQPSDAPGMEPEAAEGTPDVKPEKVARKTSAKSLAAVKLARPDRQMEDESVKAWLTRSRRPGERDAVRSPLTTTLTIVGFILVIAAGGFYLLIGRQTAQLAYQDAKDDREQRKYAQAIAKYEQFLSDYPSHKLAKEARVELAFSRIDRQLSGAGASLEGAIAATNSFIDQFRNNENFRDWYPLLSTYAMRIAQDGYRQASRTHDPQFLELGDQGRQLFVRFKATDGSNDNNEAEIETARRTALADLLEYDVLQESLARLDSALKKKDAPATFQVFREAVARYPSFAERNELVTRVRSALGIEQTNVKTVEAPSEPAVVDDQSSTPGQQVFLIDLQRNRPDVTSDETPVWYLADGGCTAVDRMTGQPRWRIETGEPLAFEPIGVETRFACWLLPVDDGFGVALVRRADGEVQWRRRFPAGVLTEPTVTENTVFVTTDDRRMTAIQLETGETVRSLEFPQQISAPVTVLDSRSLCCVGTQDVLYFIDRQTWECSEVRYLGHAPGTVTLRPLTVADVLLTTEKDQLRSSRIRVLRWSEKQWNFEIVQSQRLPGIALGHPVLWGDRLFVEMNGPQIAAWQLSDNPADPFLRRITNASVPYSADVRLYLKPFEGDRLLVAGEDLRTLTLLTSAFDQSKSTVDLGRSTQSLQTFAGNSFAAGRKDPRIGSTLLHYNFLQDETYWVLSTSMDPVAVVPRPDPSQAPFCIDFNGRLFDVGRASNGPYSMVTPTESIFAGSSGPQNGSSRQIYALRDSSEPHVVFVRGNACKLLGHTGQVTRSITLPEPCEREPLLAGDRMLWTGTSGVHSTPLNEAGVAIDPWRFPQVAEQEQRSDYEMVAATADEFLVLEDRRRLIKLTVREEPRRHLAETSDYSFDDAVVGWSPDGEQLLATTSDHQLLRIDIGSLSLSGTTDLGALPTTKPHLAGAYALVEIEGKRIDAYPRGGGGQPSWSLSLGTSPLSIPVFSLDQDRLLLSQHDGTLLIVSAATGEELGRIQLQSAVCCEPVRRSDVLTLGLESGSVLSLPLSQFAGGAVATEEAASAN